The Alicyclobacillus macrosporangiidus CPP55 genome segment GCCTCCACGTCCACGCCACGCCCCAGCCGGATCCCCCATTCAGACACCTGCGAGGGCGAGGCCGGGATGCCCGCCTCCCGCAGCGCCTGAAGCACCTCGTCCCTGGTGGCCCGCCGCGGGTTCACGCGCAAGGACAGGAGCGGCGGGTCATTGCAGGCGGCGAGCACCGCCTCTGCGCGCTCCCTGCCCAAGGACGCGGCCAAGGCATCCGCGATCCAGGACGGATACGAGTGCCGGATCCCCACCGCGTCAGCCCAAGCGGACGCCGCTTGGGCCGCTTCCTCCAGGCGCTGGGCGACTGGCCGTGGATCGCGGGTGAAAGCCCGCAACACACCGTTGACGAACCCCGCGGCGCGTGGCACCATGCGCTTGCACAGATCGACGGCGTCGTTGAGGGCAGCGTACGCCGGCACCCGCGTGAGGTACGCCAGCTGATACACCGTCATCCTCAATATCGTCAACACGCGGCGGTCCAAATCATCGAGAGGACGGGCGCAGTACGGCGCCAACAGCGCGTCCAAGGACCGCCGCCGCTGCACCGTGCCGTAGACCAACTCCGTGCACAATGCCTTGTCCCGCTCCTCGAGCAAAGCTTTCCGGAAGGCCTGCTGCAAGGCAAGGTTCGCGTACTTCCCGTCCGTCTCGATGTCGAGCAGGACCCGCAATGCCACCGAGCGCGCCCGCGCCGTCATCCGTCCGACCGCCCGTCCGGCAGCGGCTCCGCCACGTCCATGCGCACCTCATCTCGTCGCAACCCCCGCCACCAATCCGCAGCCGGCATGCGCCGCCGGCCCGCCGGCTGCACCTCGTCCATCCGGAGCCAGCCGTCTGCGCAGCGAACCGCGACTCCAACATCAGGGAACATGCGCACAACCCCCGGCTCCGCCGGGACTTCGACGGCCGTGGCGGGCGCCGTGCGCCAGACCTTCAACGCGCCGCCATCCACTTGCGCCGAAGCG includes the following:
- the rsmB gene encoding 16S rRNA (cytosine(967)-C(5))-methyltransferase RsmB, producing MTARARSVALRVLLDIETDGKYANLALQQAFRKALLEERDKALCTELVYGTVQRRRSLDALLAPYCARPLDDLDRRVLTILRMTVYQLAYLTRVPAYAALNDAVDLCKRMVPRAAGFVNGVLRAFTRDPRPVAQRLEEAAQAASAWADAVGIRHSYPSWIADALAASLGRERAEAVLAACNDPPLLSLRVNPRRATRDEVLQALREAGIPASPSQVSEWGIRLGRGVDVEAWPLYRQGVVSVQDEASMLIAPLLKPARCASVLDLCAGLGTKATQIAEHLPDGGRVTACDIHAHKLRLLQESARRLGLDGRVEVILSDARALPERPELLGRFDAVLLDAPCSGLGVLRRRPDIRWRRRPEDTAALAHLQRELLDAAAALVRPGGVIVYATCTLTRQENDELVAAAVSDAGGRLAVDDVRPDLPAAVAARVSPEAAGAWVTPEWFGTDGFFMARLRRTE